One part of the Methanomassiliicoccales archaeon genome encodes these proteins:
- a CDS encoding 4-hydroxyphenylacetate 3-hydroxylase family protein, producing the protein MMNGKQYLDSLRRMKTEAYVFGERIENVADHPFTWEHANAVAMTYELAHDPQYSDLMTAKSHLTGKTINRFTHIHQSTDDLVKKVKMLRLLGRKTGSCFQRCVGLDAMNALYTTTYEMDQKLGTDYFERIKRFVLKVQEEDLMIGGAMTDVKGNRGLRPSQQADPDMFVHIVEKREDGIVVRGAKAHQTGSVNSHMMLIMPTLNMTADDADYAVSFAVPSDEKGVIHILGRQTNDTRKFERTLDRGNLGYGIVGGEALVIFDDVFIPNERVFMAGEFEFSGMLVERFASYHRQNYGGCKAGVSDVIIGASAALADAHGIQDASHVRDKLTEMIHLTETLYCGSIACSSEGFKTKSGAYLVDPLLANVTKQNVTRLIYEIGRLAQDLAGGIVATLPSQKDFQNPRVSKYLQKYLKAKEGVSAEERARLIRLIENISTGTALIESMHGAGSPQAQRIMILRQGNLAAKAEYARVLSGIKEDEVLKRIRG; encoded by the coding sequence ATGATGAACGGAAAACAATATCTGGATAGCCTGCGAAGGATGAAGACAGAAGCCTATGTTTTCGGAGAAAGAATAGAGAACGTCGCTGATCATCCATTCACATGGGAACATGCCAATGCTGTTGCAATGACTTACGAGCTTGCGCATGATCCCCAGTATTCAGACCTGATGACTGCGAAGTCCCATTTGACGGGGAAGACGATCAATCGTTTCACGCATATTCATCAAAGCACTGATGATCTCGTGAAGAAAGTCAAAATGTTGCGGCTTCTTGGGAGGAAAACTGGCTCATGTTTCCAAAGATGCGTTGGCCTGGACGCGATGAACGCTTTGTACACGACGACATACGAAATGGATCAAAAGCTTGGAACCGATTATTTTGAGAGGATAAAACGTTTTGTCTTGAAAGTCCAGGAAGAAGACCTCATGATTGGGGGCGCAATGACGGATGTAAAGGGAAATCGGGGTCTTCGACCATCTCAGCAAGCCGATCCGGACATGTTCGTCCACATCGTTGAGAAAAGAGAGGATGGCATCGTCGTTAGAGGAGCGAAGGCGCATCAAACTGGGTCGGTCAATTCACACATGATGCTGATCATGCCAACACTCAATATGACAGCAGATGATGCTGATTATGCGGTTTCTTTTGCAGTCCCTTCTGATGAAAAAGGGGTTATTCATATCTTGGGACGGCAGACCAATGATACGAGGAAATTCGAAAGAACCCTCGATCGAGGGAATTTAGGATATGGCATTGTCGGTGGGGAAGCGCTTGTCATTTTCGATGACGTTTTCATTCCGAATGAGAGGGTTTTCATGGCCGGAGAGTTTGAGTTTTCCGGAATGTTGGTGGAAAGATTTGCTTCCTACCACAGACAGAATTACGGTGGGTGTAAGGCTGGTGTAAGCGATGTGATAATAGGCGCGAGCGCTGCCCTCGCCGACGCTCACGGAATTCAGGATGCTTCTCATGTTAGAGACAAGCTCACGGAAATGATCCATCTCACAGAGACACTTTATTGCGGTTCCATCGCCTGCTCCAGTGAGGGGTTCAAAACGAAGTCCGGGGCATATTTGGTAGATCCATTGCTAGCAAATGTTACGAAGCAAAACGTGACTCGGCTTATTTACGAGATTGGACGGCTCGCTCAGGATCTGGCAGGCGGGATTGTCGCAACGCTGCCGTCTCAAAAGGACTTCCAGAATCCAAGGGTGAGCAAATACCTTCAGAAGTACCTTAAAGCGAAAGAGGGAGTATCGGCAGAAGAAAGAGCGCGGCTTATCCGGTTAATAGAGAACATATCGACCGGAACCGCTCTGATCGAATCAATGCATGGTGCTGGCTCTCCGCAAGCGCAGAGGATCATGATACTGAGGCAGGGAAATCTCGCGGCGAAAGCGGAATACGCACGTGTACTTTCGGGCATCAAGGAAGATGAGGTTTTGAAGAGAATCAGAGGATAA
- a CDS encoding GTP-binding protein, which yields MVSTIEEQIKAIEEEIASTDYNKATQLHIGRLKAKLARLKAELEKRRSKTSGGQGYGVRKSGNATVALIGFPSVGKSTLLNKLTSARSEIGDYHFTTLEVVPGMLYHRGAKIQILDLPGLIKDASKGKGRGKEVLSVVRSADLILLLLDIYETQIEILIKELENAGIRLNQKPPDVVVTKLEKGGISIKSTVKLKSIDEGTARAIVSEYGYVNAEVIIREDITADQLIDVLAGNRVYVKAIAAVNKIDLATKEEIDNIRERLSSLSPVFISAEKGLGLEELKDKIFESLDLIRIYLKPQGGDPDLDEPLVIRRGSTVGDVCDHIHRTFRKNFRYAYVWGKSAKFPGQMVGLDHMLEDEDILSIVIVRTRERDSK from the coding sequence ATGGTCAGTACGATTGAAGAGCAAATTAAAGCGATTGAAGAAGAGATCGCCTCGACCGATTACAACAAAGCAACACAGCTACACATTGGTCGATTGAAGGCAAAACTTGCGAGGCTTAAGGCTGAACTGGAAAAGCGCAGATCGAAAACAAGTGGGGGGCAAGGGTATGGTGTGCGGAAATCTGGAAATGCGACGGTGGCACTCATAGGGTTTCCGAGTGTGGGAAAGTCGACTCTCCTTAACAAACTGACAAGCGCTAGGAGTGAAATCGGGGATTACCACTTCACAACGCTCGAAGTGGTTCCGGGGATGCTGTATCACAGAGGCGCGAAGATTCAAATTCTCGATCTTCCTGGCCTGATTAAAGATGCATCAAAAGGAAAGGGTAGAGGGAAGGAAGTCCTCTCAGTTGTGCGATCTGCAGACCTCATCCTTCTGCTACTGGATATTTATGAAACACAAATCGAGATACTGATCAAGGAATTAGAGAATGCCGGTATTAGACTAAATCAGAAACCACCAGACGTCGTCGTTACGAAGCTCGAAAAGGGTGGAATTTCAATAAAGTCGACGGTGAAACTGAAGAGCATTGACGAGGGAACGGCAAGAGCAATTGTATCAGAATACGGGTATGTTAATGCCGAGGTGATTATCAGAGAGGACATTACAGCGGATCAGCTTATCGACGTCCTCGCAGGCAACAGGGTATACGTCAAGGCAATTGCTGCGGTGAACAAGATCGATCTTGCGACGAAAGAGGAAATCGATAACATCAGGGAAAGACTATCCTCTCTTTCGCCTGTTTTTATTTCTGCAGAAAAAGGCTTAGGCCTCGAGGAGCTGAAGGATAAAATATTTGAAAGCCTCGATCTCATCCGCATTTATCTAAAACCGCAGGGAGGGGATCCAGATTTGGATGAGCCGCTCGTAATTAGGCGGGGCAGCACGGTGGGAGATGTTTGTGATCACATTCATAGGACGTTTCGGAAGAATTTCAGGTACGCATATGTTTGGGGTAAGAGTGCCAAATTTCCAGGACAGATGGTCGGTCTCGATCACATGCTCGAGGACGAAGATATTCTTTCGATTGTCATTGTGAGAACGAGAGAACGAGATTCCAAATAA
- a CDS encoding cupin domain-containing protein, which produces MIIRAVNTKTVKVNDRITRRMVVCGEKCQIIEFILEKGAIIPAHKHPHEQIGYVQKGKLKISIDGQISILTQGDGYWIEPNVEHEVEVLEDSIAIDVFSPPREDFKT; this is translated from the coding sequence ATGATCATACGCGCAGTTAATACAAAAACTGTAAAAGTCAATGATAGAATAACGAGGAGAATGGTCGTGTGCGGGGAGAAGTGTCAGATTATTGAGTTTATATTGGAAAAGGGTGCAATAATTCCTGCACATAAACACCCTCACGAACAAATTGGCTATGTGCAAAAAGGAAAACTCAAGATATCGATCGACGGACAAATCAGCATTTTAACTCAGGGAGACGGGTACTGGATCGAGCCAAACGTGGAGCACGAAGTCGAGGTCCTTGAAGATTCGATAGCTATTGACGTCTTTTCACCACCGAGGGAAGACTTTAAGACATGA
- the lysS gene encoding lysine--tRNA ligase, translating to MHWADVIARSLASATDSHLISTGISPSGFIHVGSLREAITASAIQKALTNFGAKVRLIYLIDSFDPLRKRYPFLPEDFEDDVGKPLSHVRCPCGSHKNYAHHFIQPFLEALDILGIKPEIYWTHELYAKGMFADAIDTVISAKTKIVEILRDVTKREISDDYFPYNPRCNCCGKFTDVEILRYERPFVYYRCRCGNNGKADIRKDDGKLPWRIEWAAKWKIFGVTCEPFGKDHAAAGGSYDTGVRFAREIFGIEPPFPVPYEFVQLKGKGQMHKSTGSVITGIDALKITPAPVLSFTMLRYNPDRHIDYDPGLGILEMVDEYDRIERLYYKGGAEEKELDLLRAYELSQPKFIRPQMPLQVPYRHLVNVVQIAESFEDVIEILKRTEHISEISQLDAEVLWERVQCVKYWLLHFAPEEVKFSLATETPKIKLEEVECAFLNCLNTALKDIDWEADAIHNSIYGCAKTSGLSAARAFQLLYQIFINRTSGPRLGYFFSTLDKKFVLTRIESALHAK from the coding sequence ATGCATTGGGCAGACGTTATCGCGAGATCCCTGGCCTCAGCGACAGACAGCCATCTAATTTCCACAGGGATAAGTCCTTCTGGTTTTATTCATGTTGGTAGTTTGAGAGAGGCAATCACTGCAAGCGCAATTCAGAAAGCACTCACAAATTTTGGAGCGAAAGTGAGACTTATCTATCTTATTGATTCTTTTGACCCGCTGCGGAAGAGATACCCATTTCTCCCTGAGGATTTCGAAGATGATGTCGGCAAGCCACTTAGCCATGTGAGGTGTCCATGCGGGTCTCACAAGAATTATGCCCACCACTTCATTCAACCATTCCTCGAAGCTCTGGACATCCTTGGAATAAAGCCTGAGATATATTGGACGCATGAGCTATATGCGAAGGGCATGTTTGCAGATGCAATAGATACCGTCATTAGCGCTAAAACGAAGATCGTCGAGATTTTGCGAGATGTCACAAAGAGAGAAATCTCCGACGACTATTTCCCGTACAATCCACGGTGCAACTGCTGTGGGAAATTTACTGACGTTGAAATTCTTCGATATGAACGCCCGTTTGTTTATTATCGGTGTAGATGTGGTAACAACGGTAAAGCGGATATCAGGAAGGATGATGGGAAGCTTCCCTGGAGAATCGAATGGGCGGCAAAGTGGAAGATTTTCGGCGTTACTTGTGAGCCATTTGGTAAGGATCACGCGGCTGCGGGTGGATCATATGACACTGGCGTGAGATTTGCTCGGGAGATCTTCGGAATCGAGCCGCCGTTTCCCGTGCCATACGAATTTGTACAGCTCAAAGGTAAAGGGCAAATGCATAAGTCTACAGGCTCAGTAATTACTGGCATCGACGCTCTTAAGATTACGCCCGCGCCTGTCCTGAGTTTTACGATGCTCCGATACAATCCAGATCGTCATATCGATTATGACCCCGGGCTTGGGATCCTTGAAATGGTCGATGAATACGATAGAATTGAAAGGTTATATTATAAAGGTGGGGCCGAGGAAAAAGAACTCGATTTACTCCGTGCATACGAGCTCTCTCAACCGAAATTTATCAGACCTCAGATGCCACTTCAAGTCCCATATCGACACCTAGTTAATGTAGTCCAAATCGCCGAGTCATTTGAAGATGTAATTGAGATTCTAAAGAGAACTGAGCATATCTCAGAGATCTCACAACTTGATGCGGAAGTGCTATGGGAAAGAGTGCAGTGCGTAAAATATTGGCTCCTTCACTTTGCACCCGAAGAGGTGAAATTCTCGTTGGCAACGGAAACACCAAAGATAAAATTGGAAGAGGTGGAATGTGCATTTCTCAATTGCCTTAATACAGCCTTAAAAGACATCGATTGGGAGGCAGATGCGATACATAATAGTATATACGGCTGCGCCAAGACAAGCGGCCTGAGCGCAGCGAGGGCATTCCAACTCCTCTACCAGATCTTCATTAACAGAACATCGGGACCGCGGTTAGGTTATTTCTTTTCAACACTCGATAAGAAATTTGTGCTCACGAGAATTGAAAGCGCATTGCATGCAAAGTGA
- a CDS encoding DNA topoisomerase VI subunit B — translation MASIAEHLAKKQREISVSEFFERNRQILGFDSPTKSLLMAVKEAVDNSLDACEEASILPEIIVDIKRTSQNEFKITVEDNGPGIIPKVIPNVFGKLLYGSRFHALRQARGQQGIGISAAVLYSQMTTGRPTVITSKTEKDEPAAKMEIKINTRKNEPDVLSREFIIWDEKEHGTRIEMWLEGRYVSGKQSILEYLRQTAIVNPHATIIFNDPDGKKYIFQRATDKLPPPTREIRPHPYGLELGTLINMAKSTKETRLLGFLKNEFNRISDRVAKEICEKAWLSGDSKPQELTLEQYKQLLDAMSQVRIQSPPTDCLSPIGETLIRKGLKNVFEEYKPEFYAPPVTRQPRVYSGNPFVVEVGIVYGGNLPSDQPVTILRFANRVPLLYQQGACVITKAIETMDWRRYGFEQRGGEGIPYGPAIILVHVASTKIPFTSEAKEAIANIPEFLEEIQLALKACARKLKTHLHKKEMKGKTRAKFEIVQEILPLIAQKCSKIVGKEVPSLKGTITKIMNVVWIEDSVTYENSRHRVKITVYNYTPKTQSLFLHVVVPSGALDANSILPEPSEIRDNSKLTWQLSRIPSTEQVEVSFELVGLDADSYDENEIYVSGINPVLVIGADPLPGDWDLEDMKIEEIDVCAETGIEQEEEEEIDYDEEGEVLSDE, via the coding sequence ATGGCTTCTATCGCAGAGCACCTCGCAAAGAAACAACGGGAAATATCGGTTTCGGAATTCTTCGAGAGAAACCGTCAGATCCTCGGTTTTGACTCGCCAACGAAATCATTGCTGATGGCCGTGAAGGAGGCCGTGGACAATTCACTTGATGCGTGTGAAGAGGCGTCAATACTTCCTGAAATTATAGTGGACATAAAAAGAACGAGCCAGAACGAATTCAAAATCACTGTTGAGGACAATGGTCCTGGAATCATTCCAAAAGTCATTCCTAATGTCTTCGGCAAGTTATTGTATGGTTCGCGCTTCCATGCACTTCGTCAGGCACGGGGCCAACAAGGCATTGGAATCTCGGCGGCAGTTCTGTACAGTCAGATGACAACTGGAAGGCCCACCGTTATTACATCAAAGACTGAAAAGGATGAGCCTGCTGCGAAAATGGAGATCAAAATCAATACGAGAAAAAATGAACCAGATGTTCTCAGTAGAGAATTCATTATTTGGGACGAGAAGGAGCATGGGACGAGGATTGAGATGTGGTTGGAAGGGCGCTATGTCTCGGGAAAACAATCAATTCTTGAGTACTTGCGTCAAACAGCCATTGTCAATCCCCATGCAACGATTATTTTCAACGATCCCGATGGTAAAAAATACATTTTTCAAAGGGCGACAGATAAGCTCCCCCCGCCGACGCGAGAAATCCGACCGCATCCATATGGTCTTGAATTAGGTACGCTCATCAATATGGCGAAATCGACGAAGGAAACCAGGCTCCTTGGTTTCTTGAAGAACGAATTCAACAGGATAAGTGATCGTGTTGCAAAGGAGATCTGTGAGAAAGCGTGGTTGAGCGGGGATTCAAAACCGCAGGAACTGACGCTCGAACAGTACAAACAGCTACTAGATGCGATGTCGCAGGTGCGAATTCAATCCCCTCCGACAGACTGTCTATCCCCAATCGGTGAGACCCTGATCAGAAAGGGGCTAAAGAATGTTTTCGAGGAATATAAACCGGAGTTCTACGCTCCGCCAGTGACCAGACAACCTCGAGTCTACTCTGGGAACCCCTTCGTCGTCGAGGTAGGAATCGTTTACGGTGGGAATTTACCATCTGATCAACCAGTAACGATCTTGAGGTTCGCAAATAGAGTTCCACTTCTCTATCAGCAAGGTGCATGTGTGATCACGAAGGCCATTGAAACGATGGACTGGAGAAGATATGGGTTTGAACAGCGTGGAGGTGAAGGCATTCCCTATGGACCAGCGATCATCCTTGTTCACGTTGCATCTACGAAAATTCCGTTTACCTCTGAGGCAAAGGAGGCAATTGCGAATATTCCAGAATTTCTCGAGGAAATCCAACTTGCATTAAAGGCATGCGCAAGGAAATTGAAGACTCACCTGCATAAAAAGGAAATGAAGGGGAAGACGCGCGCCAAATTCGAAATCGTTCAGGAAATTCTCCCGTTGATTGCCCAGAAATGCTCGAAAATTGTCGGAAAAGAAGTGCCGTCATTGAAAGGGACGATTACTAAGATTATGAATGTTGTCTGGATTGAAGACTCTGTGACTTATGAAAACAGCCGGCATAGGGTGAAGATTACTGTCTATAACTACACACCGAAGACACAAAGTCTCTTTCTTCACGTTGTCGTTCCATCTGGGGCGTTGGATGCAAACAGTATCTTGCCAGAACCATCAGAGATCAGAGACAACAGCAAATTAACGTGGCAGCTCAGCCGGATACCATCAACTGAGCAAGTCGAGGTCTCGTTCGAGTTGGTAGGACTCGATGCTGATAGTTATGATGAGAATGAGATCTATGTGAGCGGTATCAATCCGGTTCTTGTCATTGGGGCCGATCCTTTGCCAGGTGACTGGGATCTCGAGGACATGAAGATTGAAGAGATTGATGTATGTGCTGAGACTGGGATCGAGCAGGAAGAGGAAGAAGAAATTGATTACGATGAAGAGGGGGAAGTGTTAAGTGACGAATAG
- a CDS encoding zinc-ribbon domain-containing protein, whose translation MSFQEELRKRLEAFKTKKYALPAIILLTFVLSAILLLFLWYYLCFISIVIALIAYGLPKYFGLKSLKKLALFGIVLFLVLGISFGIKSYYDFTGYGGDVVSSENGFLVNGTVTPYRGNASTIYHFEVTLINGTNESRVQVNITDLWTYAPSLIVNMTPLYEVDDGYVFSTDVALWEGVFEYQFSSNGTMTYWGFGPLSVPDDVLFQQLLYTRLLIVFLQIGVLFYLFLALTWWMDTSKARREQLRKEREEKGKSGDKKAPEKEGEAGRTDKGKLVEKFVCSECGAEVPPDAKKCPQCGERFEDEEEEMICANCGAKVKHSDEKCWNCGKEFNN comes from the coding sequence ATGAGTTTTCAAGAAGAACTGAGAAAGCGACTCGAGGCTTTTAAGACAAAGAAGTATGCACTTCCCGCAATAATTTTGTTAACATTTGTTCTATCAGCTATACTTCTTCTGTTTTTATGGTACTATTTATGTTTCATTTCCATCGTAATCGCGCTGATTGCCTACGGTCTCCCTAAATATTTTGGCCTGAAAAGTCTCAAAAAGCTGGCACTTTTCGGAATTGTCTTATTTCTGGTACTCGGAATCTCTTTCGGTATAAAAAGTTATTATGATTTCACAGGATATGGGGGAGATGTTGTAAGTTCTGAAAATGGTTTCCTTGTGAATGGTACCGTAACCCCTTACCGCGGGAATGCATCAACAATTTATCATTTTGAGGTCACTTTGATCAATGGAACAAACGAAAGTAGAGTGCAAGTCAATATCACAGATCTTTGGACTTATGCACCGTCTCTAATCGTCAACATGACACCGCTGTATGAGGTTGACGATGGATATGTTTTCTCAACCGACGTTGCGCTCTGGGAAGGGGTCTTCGAGTATCAATTCTCTTCAAATGGAACCATGACTTATTGGGGTTTCGGCCCACTCAGCGTTCCTGATGATGTTTTATTTCAGCAACTCCTTTACACCCGACTCCTGATCGTTTTCCTCCAGATTGGCGTTCTATTTTACCTGTTTCTCGCCCTAACATGGTGGATGGATACCTCAAAAGCAAGAAGGGAACAATTGAGGAAGGAGAGAGAAGAAAAAGGGAAGAGCGGTGACAAAAAGGCTCCCGAGAAGGAAGGGGAAGCAGGGAGAACAGACAAAGGAAAACTAGTGGAAAAATTCGTTTGTTCTGAATGCGGTGCCGAAGTCCCTCCCGATGCAAAGAAATGCCCCCAATGCGGCGAACGATTCGAGGATGAGGAAGAGGAGATGATATGCGCTAATTGTGGGGCGAAAGTCAAGCACTCGGACGAAAAATGTTGGAATTGCGGCAAGGAGTTCAATAACTAA
- a CDS encoding preprotein translocase subunit Sec61beta codes for MPKKKSEGFQSAAGLIRYFESEDEKAIKINPWFVIGMAIALVVLVELLRNLFPT; via the coding sequence ATGCCTAAGAAAAAAAGTGAAGGGTTCCAGTCAGCCGCAGGATTGATAAGGTATTTTGAATCGGAAGATGAAAAGGCAATTAAGATTAATCCCTGGTTTGTTATCGGAATGGCGATCGCTCTGGTAGTTCTAGTTGAACTTCTTAGAAATCTCTTTCCAACATGA
- a CDS encoding DNA topoisomerase IV subunit A — MTNSERHGEALDRLYEIANSIYDQISEGKIPKMLIPLRTKGNIKFDPKLGVWKYGKAMGARTAKKTRGAQMLLRTMFVLEFIEDMIANNKSSTLREMYYISEGWGKAKFSSQDESNLLAEDLEIVTKCLREDFKLRPEENGASIIGDLTITEVDRKGKLKRINCRDDVGDSGYSIPYNVEKEKIELIGTSAKFVVAIETGGMFDRLVENGFDEKFDALLVHLKGQPARSTRRFIKRLNEELKLPVVVFTDGDPWSFRIFASVAYGAIKTAHISEYLATPTAEFIGITASDIINYDLPTDKLTDMDIRALNAELNDPRFNDEFWRNEIETMLEIGKKAEQQALAKYGLDYVTDTYLPEKLTELGII; from the coding sequence GTGACGAATAGTGAGAGGCATGGAGAAGCGTTAGACAGATTGTATGAGATTGCGAATTCGATTTACGATCAGATCAGCGAGGGGAAGATTCCTAAAATGCTAATTCCCTTGAGAACTAAGGGCAATATCAAGTTTGATCCCAAGCTCGGTGTTTGGAAGTATGGCAAAGCGATGGGTGCACGAACAGCAAAGAAAACAAGGGGCGCCCAAATGCTTCTTCGCACGATGTTTGTTCTCGAATTCATTGAAGACATGATTGCGAATAATAAGTCTTCAACTCTCAGAGAGATGTATTATATCTCCGAAGGATGGGGGAAAGCAAAGTTCTCGTCACAGGACGAATCAAATTTGCTGGCAGAGGATCTCGAAATCGTCACCAAATGCTTACGAGAGGATTTCAAACTGAGGCCCGAAGAAAACGGCGCAAGTATCATCGGAGACCTGACGATCACAGAGGTCGATAGGAAGGGAAAGCTCAAACGCATTAACTGTAGAGATGATGTTGGGGACTCTGGTTACAGCATTCCCTACAACGTAGAAAAAGAAAAAATAGAATTGATCGGGACAAGTGCGAAATTCGTGGTGGCGATTGAAACTGGCGGTATGTTTGACCGTCTTGTTGAAAACGGCTTCGATGAGAAGTTCGACGCACTCCTTGTTCATCTCAAGGGGCAACCTGCGAGGAGTACGAGGCGCTTCATCAAACGGCTCAATGAAGAGCTGAAGCTACCCGTTGTTGTGTTTACCGATGGAGATCCATGGTCCTTCAGGATTTTCGCATCGGTTGCCTATGGGGCGATCAAGACCGCACATATCTCAGAATACCTTGCAACGCCGACCGCTGAGTTCATCGGTATCACCGCATCGGACATTATCAATTATGATCTACCAACAGACAAACTGACGGATATGGATATTCGTGCATTGAACGCCGAACTTAACGATCCGAGATTTAATGACGAATTCTGGCGTAATGAAATTGAGACGATGCTTGAAATCGGAAAGAAGGCCGAACAGCAGGCACTGGCAAAATATGGCCTTGATTATGTGACGGACACATACCTACCAGAGAAACTAACAGAGCTTGGTATTATTTAA
- the arcC gene encoding carbamate kinase, giving the protein MKTAVVAIGGNAILKAGEEATLENQLRNLNMTCSHLARMIKNGYDLVIIHGNGPQVGNILLQNELCKTEIPPMPLDVCVAESQGLLGYLIQQSLASALAKESVERTVTCIVTRVLVDPKDPAFEKPSKPIGPYYSQEEAEELRIEKGWTLVEDIKRGGYRRVVPSPRPISILESDAIKRLIHAKKGKKEIVVAAGGGGIPVVKKDCGYEGVEAVVDKDFAASVLARDIGEKTLIFLTDIDHVYVDFGTDRARPLKKVTLEEIEEYVEEQQFPPGSMGPKVQASIDFLRSGGRSVIITSPALVEKALSGKAGTRICAGR; this is encoded by the coding sequence ATGAAAACGGCAGTTGTGGCTATCGGCGGGAATGCGATCCTAAAAGCTGGCGAGGAGGCTACGTTAGAGAACCAGCTAAGAAACCTCAACATGACGTGCTCGCATCTTGCCAGAATGATAAAGAACGGATATGATCTTGTCATCATTCATGGCAATGGACCTCAAGTCGGCAATATATTATTGCAAAATGAGCTCTGTAAAACGGAGATTCCGCCGATGCCTCTCGATGTTTGCGTGGCGGAATCCCAGGGACTTCTAGGCTACCTCATACAGCAGTCGCTAGCCAGTGCTCTTGCAAAAGAGAGTGTTGAAAGAACGGTGACATGCATCGTCACACGGGTGCTCGTAGATCCAAAAGACCCCGCATTTGAGAAGCCATCGAAGCCGATCGGCCCATATTACTCCCAAGAAGAGGCAGAAGAACTGAGAATTGAGAAGGGATGGACGCTTGTAGAAGATATTAAGAGAGGAGGATATCGAAGAGTCGTGCCCTCTCCACGGCCGATTTCAATCCTCGAATCTGATGCAATCAAGAGACTCATTCATGCGAAAAAAGGAAAAAAAGAGATCGTCGTCGCCGCTGGCGGAGGCGGAATACCCGTTGTCAAAAAGGATTGTGGATATGAAGGAGTGGAAGCTGTTGTTGATAAAGACTTTGCGGCATCGGTTCTCGCTCGAGACATCGGAGAGAAAACGCTGATTTTTCTTACTGATATCGACCATGTTTATGTGGACTTTGGAACGGATCGAGCACGTCCTCTTAAAAAAGTGACTCTCGAAGAAATTGAAGAATATGTCGAAGAACAACAGTTCCCTCCTGGATCGATGGGGCCGAAGGTTCAGGCCTCAATCGACTTTTTGAGGTCTGGTGGGAGATCGGTAATCATTACATCACCTGCACTTGTTGAGAAAGCGCTTTCTGGAAAAGCTGGCACAAGGATTTGCGCTGGTCGGTGA